A DNA window from Alphaproteobacteria bacterium contains the following coding sequences:
- a CDS encoding O-methyltransferase — MTTLTTAPVSSLLDRLFTEAEASLSALTPAWAQIPAEQRTAIMSSKTNYRALYTEMKDAPLAVSRETGALLYMLARSMNARTIVEFGTSFGVSALHLAAALRDQGGGRLITTEFEPSKVARARANIAAGGLSDLVEIREGDALETLTRDLPSPIDFVFLDGAKGLYPAILALLEDRLRTGALVLADNADWSPEYLTRVRSPAQGYMSVPFAKDVELSMRIDLGSAPSS; from the coding sequence ATGACGACACTCACTACTGCCCCGGTTTCCTCTTTGCTCGATCGCCTGTTCACCGAGGCCGAGGCGTCGTTATCCGCGCTCACCCCGGCCTGGGCGCAGATACCCGCTGAGCAGCGCACCGCAATCATGTCCAGCAAAACCAACTATCGCGCCCTTTACACCGAGATGAAGGATGCGCCCCTCGCGGTCTCTCGGGAAACAGGTGCTCTTCTTTATATGCTTGCACGTTCAATGAACGCACGGACCATCGTGGAGTTTGGCACATCATTCGGTGTCTCCGCCTTGCACCTCGCTGCGGCGCTTCGCGACCAGGGCGGCGGACGTCTTATCACCACCGAGTTCGAGCCTTCGAAAGTGGCGCGCGCTCGCGCGAATATCGCCGCTGGTGGCCTGTCGGACCTGGTCGAGATCCGCGAGGGCGATGCGCTGGAGACGCTTACGCGCGATTTGCCATCGCCGATCGACTTCGTATTCCTCGATGGTGCCAAGGGCTTATATCCTGCCATTCTTGCGTTGTTGGAGGATCGCCTTCGGACGGGAGCCCTCGTCCTCGCCGACAATGCCGATTGGAGCCCGGAATATCTCACACGGGTCCGTTCGCCCGCGCAGGGCTATATGTCTGTGCCGTTCGCCAA